A region of Streptomyces sp. WMMC500 DNA encodes the following proteins:
- a CDS encoding transglycosylase domain-containing protein — MSHTEMRRPTRSFGPEEEPEDADVPDGAPASPPVLPPPPPPARSAPVRRRGAYRRTWWKVLLGAAMLTVALASGAFAVGYLTVDIPRPNDMATAQSNHYFYADGSKLADKGEVDRESVQLQRVPDHVRMAVLAAEDRAFYSDSAVNPMAMVRAGFHTLTGKGTQSGSTITQQYVKNYYLDQAQTISRKLREAFIAIKLDREVTKDDVLEGYLNTSYFGRNAYGVQAAARAYYDKDVEELTVAEGAFLATLLQAPSTYDVAVYPDNRPAAEARWDYVLDGMVKEGWLAPGVRDSLKFPVPEPSRLDPGLSGQRGYLVEAINSYLIEHRIIDEKTLAAGGFRIVTTLQPGKQDAFVGAVEEQLTYYLDPESNPADSYVRVGGASIDVGSGEVVALYGGTDYTQQYVSNATRRDYQAGSTFKPFVFAAAVQEKAHNWEGRRITPRTMYDGDNDRRVIGRKGKPLRYSPSNQDDVSYGRISVADATNDSVNSVYAQMAQDVGPKKVRRTAVRLGLPSDTPELKDHPSIGLGTATPSALDLAQAYATLAGHGDHGGYRLVDRLSRNGEIFQLPPRRPQPVVSRTAADATTAMLQNVVENGSGEEAQIAERPAAGKTGTGEHDRSAWFAGYTPELATVVGVMGQDPETGAQKSLHGVLGEDRISGGGVPARIWGAYTRNALWDVPVSDFDLEIGHRQRMPSEPPAAPDPLSAPTAFPAVPAPQAPAPAAPAGAAPPVP, encoded by the coding sequence ATGAGCCACACGGAGATGCGACGGCCCACCCGGAGCTTCGGCCCCGAGGAGGAACCGGAGGACGCCGACGTCCCGGACGGCGCACCGGCATCCCCGCCCGTCCTGCCCCCGCCCCCGCCCCCGGCCCGGTCCGCGCCGGTCCGCCGGCGGGGCGCGTACCGCAGGACCTGGTGGAAGGTGCTGCTGGGGGCCGCGATGCTGACGGTGGCGCTGGCCTCCGGGGCGTTCGCCGTGGGCTACCTGACCGTCGACATCCCGCGGCCCAACGACATGGCGACCGCCCAGAGCAACCACTACTTCTACGCCGACGGCTCCAAACTCGCCGACAAGGGCGAGGTCGACCGCGAGAGCGTGCAGCTCCAGCGCGTTCCCGACCACGTGCGCATGGCCGTCCTGGCCGCCGAGGACCGCGCGTTCTACTCCGACTCCGCGGTCAACCCGATGGCGATGGTCCGGGCCGGCTTCCACACGCTGACCGGCAAGGGCACCCAGTCGGGCTCGACCATCACCCAGCAGTACGTGAAGAACTACTACCTCGACCAGGCGCAGACGATCAGCCGCAAGCTCCGCGAGGCGTTCATCGCGATCAAGCTGGACCGCGAGGTCACCAAGGACGACGTCCTGGAGGGCTACCTCAACACCAGCTACTTCGGCCGCAACGCCTACGGCGTCCAGGCCGCCGCCCGGGCGTACTACGACAAGGACGTCGAGGAGCTGACCGTCGCCGAGGGCGCGTTCCTCGCGACGCTGCTGCAGGCCCCGAGCACGTACGACGTGGCCGTGTACCCCGACAACCGGCCCGCCGCCGAGGCCCGCTGGGACTACGTGCTGGACGGCATGGTCAAGGAGGGCTGGCTCGCGCCCGGCGTCCGCGACAGCCTGAAGTTCCCCGTGCCGGAGCCGTCCCGGCTCGACCCCGGCCTGTCCGGGCAGCGGGGCTATCTCGTCGAGGCCATCAACAGCTACCTCATCGAGCACCGCATCATCGACGAGAAGACCCTCGCCGCCGGCGGCTTCCGCATCGTCACGACGCTGCAGCCCGGCAAGCAGGACGCGTTCGTCGGCGCCGTCGAGGAGCAACTGACGTACTACCTCGACCCGGAGTCCAACCCCGCCGACTCCTACGTGCGCGTCGGCGGTGCCTCCATCGACGTCGGCAGCGGCGAGGTCGTCGCGCTGTACGGCGGCACGGACTACACCCAGCAGTACGTGAGCAACGCCACCCGCCGCGACTACCAGGCCGGCTCCACCTTCAAGCCGTTCGTCTTCGCCGCCGCCGTGCAGGAGAAGGCCCACAACTGGGAGGGCAGGCGGATCACGCCGCGGACGATGTACGACGGCGACAACGACCGCCGGGTGATCGGCAGGAAGGGCAAGCCCCTGCGCTACTCGCCGAGCAACCAGGACGACGTCTCCTACGGCCGCATCAGCGTCGCCGACGCCACCAACGACTCGGTCAACTCCGTCTACGCGCAGATGGCCCAGGACGTCGGCCCCAAGAAGGTCCGCCGCACCGCCGTCCGCCTCGGGCTGCCGTCCGACACCCCGGAGCTGAAGGACCACCCCTCCATCGGCCTCGGCACCGCCACCCCCAGCGCGCTCGACCTCGCGCAGGCGTACGCCACGCTCGCCGGCCACGGCGACCACGGCGGCTACCGGCTCGTGGACAGGCTCAGCCGCAACGGCGAGATCTTCCAGCTCCCGCCGCGCCGCCCGCAGCCCGTGGTCTCCCGCACGGCCGCGGACGCGACGACCGCGATGCTGCAGAACGTCGTCGAGAACGGCTCCGGCGAGGAGGCGCAGATCGCCGAACGCCCCGCGGCCGGCAAGACGGGCACCGGCGAACACGACCGCTCGGCGTGGTTCGCGGGCTACACCCCGGAGCTGGCGACGGTGGTCGGCGTGATGGGGCAGGACCCCGAGACGGGCGCGCAGAAGTCGCTGCACGGGGTGCTGGGGGAGGACCGGATCAGCGGCGGCGGGGTGCCGGCGCGGATCTGGGGCGCGTACACGCGGAACGCGCTGTGGGACGTGCCCGTCAGCGACTTCGACCTGGAGATCGGCCACAGGCAGCGGATGCCGTCCGAGCCGCCCGCGGCGCCGGACCCCCTGTCCGCTCCCACCGCGTTCCCGGCCGTGCCCGCGCCGCAGGCACCGGCGCCCGCGGCGCCCGCCGGCGCGGCACCGCCGGTGCCGTAG
- a CDS encoding DUF3618 domain-containing protein has product MSDGRTPAQIEADIARRRQDLAATLDEISLRVSPKNLVDEAKARTKGVVDRTAGQAFVVANRAVGSARGVLVSPDGAPRLERIVPVAVTIVAVAGLLALGSRRPGKSRGRRRRR; this is encoded by the coding sequence GTGTCGGACGGCAGGACTCCCGCGCAGATCGAGGCGGACATCGCCCGCCGGCGGCAGGATCTCGCCGCGACGCTCGACGAGATCTCGCTGCGGGTGAGCCCCAAGAACCTGGTGGACGAGGCCAAGGCGCGCACGAAGGGCGTCGTGGACCGCACCGCGGGACAGGCGTTCGTGGTCGCGAACCGCGCCGTCGGCAGCGCCCGCGGCGTGCTCGTCTCACCCGACGGCGCCCCCCGGCTGGAGCGCATCGTGCCGGTCGCGGTGACCATCGTGGCCGTCGCCGGGCTGCTGGCGCTGGGGTCGCGCCGGCCGGGGAAGTCCCGGGGCAGGCGACGCCGCCGCTAG
- a CDS encoding nucleoside/nucleotide kinase family protein yields the protein MRTELPADDAWALLRGRPRAVLGLAGAPGAGKSTLARALVAALRARHGDGAAAYVPLDGFHLANAQLDRLGLRDRKGSEPSFDAAGYAALLRRLTEEPDAEVYVPDFDRALDEPVAARHRVAPGTRLIVTEGNYLACDLPGWRTARELMAEVWYVDAPDAVRDARLMERHVGFGRTAAASRAWIDANDAPNAELVKASRGRCDRVVAGADPGAAAAARRPEAPAAGGPADVVVVSGPPGAGKTTVARLLAQDSDLGVHLHTDDFWGFITRGVIAPYLPAARRQNETVVAVAAGAAARYAAGGYRVVLDGVVGPWFLDAYRAAARAAGVPLHYVVLRPDERTTLARATARTGPGALTDPEPVRAMHREFADLGPYERHALDTGGQPPEATAAAVRDAVAAGAYRLG from the coding sequence ATGCGTACCGAACTGCCGGCCGACGACGCCTGGGCGCTCCTCCGCGGACGGCCCCGGGCCGTGCTGGGGCTCGCGGGGGCGCCGGGGGCCGGGAAGTCGACGCTGGCCCGCGCGCTCGTCGCCGCGCTGCGCGCGCGGCACGGGGACGGCGCCGCCGCCTACGTGCCCCTCGACGGCTTCCACCTCGCCAACGCCCAGCTCGACCGCCTCGGCCTGCGCGATCGCAAGGGCTCCGAGCCGAGCTTCGACGCCGCCGGCTACGCGGCACTCCTGCGCCGGCTGACGGAGGAGCCCGACGCGGAGGTGTACGTACCGGACTTCGACCGCGCGCTGGACGAGCCCGTCGCCGCCCGGCACCGCGTCGCGCCCGGCACCCGGCTGATCGTCACCGAGGGCAACTACCTCGCCTGCGACCTGCCGGGCTGGCGCACGGCGCGGGAGCTGATGGCCGAGGTCTGGTACGTCGACGCCCCCGACGCGGTGCGCGACGCGCGGCTGATGGAGCGGCACGTGGGCTTCGGCCGTACGGCGGCCGCCTCACGCGCCTGGATAGACGCGAACGACGCACCCAACGCGGAGCTGGTGAAGGCGTCCCGGGGGCGGTGCGACCGCGTGGTGGCGGGCGCGGACCCCGGGGCGGCGGCTGCCGCCCGGCGGCCGGAGGCTCCGGCCGCCGGCGGGCCCGCGGACGTCGTCGTCGTCAGCGGCCCGCCCGGGGCCGGCAAGACCACCGTCGCCCGCCTGCTCGCCCAGGACTCCGACCTCGGCGTGCACCTCCACACCGACGACTTCTGGGGCTTCATCACCCGCGGCGTCATCGCCCCCTACCTGCCCGCCGCGCGGCGCCAGAACGAGACCGTCGTCGCCGTCGCCGCCGGTGCCGCCGCCCGCTACGCCGCCGGCGGCTACCGCGTCGTGCTCGACGGCGTCGTCGGACCCTGGTTCCTCGACGCCTACCGCGCCGCCGCCCGCGCCGCCGGCGTCCCCCTGCACTACGTCGTCCTCCGCCCCGACGAGCGGACGACCCTGGCCCGCGCCACCGCCCGCACCGGCCCCGGCGCGCTGACCGACCCGGAGCCGGTGCGGGCGATGCACCGGGAGTTCGCCGACCTCGGCCCGTACGAGAGGCACGCGCTGGACACCGGGGGCCAGCCGCCCGAGGCGACCGCCGCGGCCGTGCGCGACGCCGTCGCGGCCGGGGCGTACCGGCTCGGCTAG
- a CDS encoding ABC transporter permease, with translation MADLATGARGYGLIVAMWVRTTMAYRMSFAMTALGNLLMTAADFAAIAIMFSHTDVLGGFTFAEVALLYGATSTSLGLADLLLGNLDRVGRRIRDGTMDTLLVRPVPVFAQIAADRFALRRVGRVLQGLIVLVWSLTALDGVAWTPVAVLLLPVMVVSGAAIYGAVFAVGAAFQFWATDAAEVQNSFTYGGNTMTQYPPTIFSKELVRGVTFVVPLAFVNWMPALHILGRDDPLGLPGWVDFASPLVAAACCALAGLAWRAGLRGYRSTGS, from the coding sequence GTGGCTGACCTGGCCACGGGGGCGCGGGGGTACGGGCTGATCGTCGCCATGTGGGTGCGTACGACGATGGCGTACCGCATGTCGTTCGCGATGACCGCGCTCGGCAATCTGCTGATGACCGCCGCCGACTTCGCCGCGATCGCGATCATGTTCTCGCACACCGACGTGCTGGGCGGCTTCACGTTCGCCGAGGTCGCGCTCCTGTACGGCGCCACCTCCACCTCCCTGGGCCTGGCCGACCTGCTGCTGGGCAATCTGGACCGGGTCGGCAGGCGGATCCGCGACGGCACGATGGACACGCTGCTGGTCCGGCCGGTGCCGGTGTTCGCGCAGATAGCCGCCGACCGCTTCGCGCTGCGCCGGGTCGGGCGGGTGCTGCAGGGGCTGATCGTGCTCGTCTGGTCGCTGACGGCGCTGGACGGCGTGGCGTGGACGCCGGTCGCGGTGCTGCTGCTCCCGGTCATGGTGGTGTCGGGGGCGGCGATCTACGGGGCGGTGTTCGCCGTCGGCGCGGCGTTCCAGTTCTGGGCCACGGACGCCGCGGAGGTGCAGAACTCGTTCACCTACGGCGGGAACACGATGACCCAGTACCCGCCGACGATCTTCAGCAAGGAGCTGGTGCGCGGCGTCACGTTCGTCGTGCCGCTGGCGTTCGTGAACTGGATGCCGGCCCTGCACATCCTCGGCCGGGACGACCCGCTGGGCCTGCCCGGCTGGGTGGACTTCGCCTCGCCGCTGGTCGCCGCCGCCTGCTGCGCGCTGGCCGGGCTGGCGTGGCGCGCGGGGCTGCGCGGGTACCGCAGCACCGGAAGCTGA
- a CDS encoding HAD-IIA family hydrolase, giving the protein MAERMPVESWLTDMDGVLMHEGIPIPGADAFIKRLRDSGKPFLVLTNNSMYTPGDLHARLSRIGLDVPVQNIWTSALATAKFLDDQRPGGTAYVIGEAGLTTALHDHGYVLSDHRPDYVVLGETRTYSFEALTKAIRLIEDGARFIATNPDETGPSTEGPLPATGAVAALITKATGKEPYFVGKPNPLMMRAGLNQIGAHSESTAMIGDRMDTDMLAGLEAGMETYLVLTGLTRADQVERFPYRPAHIADSIADLVELI; this is encoded by the coding sequence ATGGCGGAGCGCATGCCGGTCGAGTCCTGGCTGACGGACATGGACGGGGTGCTGATGCACGAAGGCATCCCGATCCCCGGCGCCGACGCCTTCATCAAGCGGCTGCGCGACTCCGGCAAGCCCTTCCTCGTGCTCACCAACAACTCCATGTACACCCCCGGCGACCTGCACGCCCGGCTCTCCCGCATCGGCCTCGACGTGCCCGTCCAGAACATCTGGACCTCCGCCCTCGCCACCGCCAAGTTCCTCGACGACCAGCGCCCCGGCGGCACCGCGTACGTCATCGGCGAGGCCGGCCTCACCACCGCCCTGCACGACCACGGCTACGTGCTCAGCGACCACCGCCCCGACTACGTCGTCCTCGGCGAGACCCGCACGTACAGCTTCGAGGCGCTGACGAAGGCCATCCGGCTGATCGAGGACGGCGCCCGCTTCATCGCCACCAACCCGGACGAGACCGGCCCGTCCACCGAGGGCCCGCTGCCCGCGACCGGCGCCGTCGCCGCGCTCATCACCAAGGCGACCGGCAAGGAGCCGTACTTCGTCGGCAAGCCCAACCCCCTGATGATGCGCGCCGGGCTCAACCAGATCGGTGCCCACTCCGAGTCGACCGCGATGATCGGCGACCGGATGGACACCGACATGCTGGCGGGTCTGGAGGCCGGCATGGAGACGTACCTGGTGCTGACCGGGCTCACCCGGGCGGACCAGGTGGAGCGTTTCCCGTACCGGCCCGCGCACATCGCCGACTCGATCGCCGACCTGGTCGAGCTGATCTGA
- a CDS encoding class F sortase yields the protein MAAERTGRRPGLVTAAAWAVLLLGLVLWGRDLGAEDGDGAISDGAAAAQVLRDGPPAARPLPGSAPAGVAVPSVGVEGPVLSRGLDEDGAVEAPPFGNANEIGWYRGGARPGEAGVAVFVGHMDTRAKPAVFYRLGDVRPGDEVTVMRADGRTAVFTVERVETVAKDDFDAQRVYGQHKRGRAEIRLLTCGGAYEPMAKSYTGNLVVSGYLTRAN from the coding sequence ATGGCCGCTGAGCGCACCGGCCGCCGTCCCGGCCTCGTCACCGCCGCCGCCTGGGCCGTGCTCCTGCTCGGGCTGGTCCTGTGGGGCCGCGACCTCGGCGCCGAGGACGGCGACGGCGCGATCTCCGACGGGGCCGCCGCCGCGCAGGTGCTCCGCGACGGGCCGCCGGCGGCCCGCCCGCTGCCCGGCTCCGCGCCCGCGGGCGTCGCGGTGCCGTCGGTGGGGGTCGAGGGCCCGGTGCTCAGCCGCGGCCTGGACGAGGACGGCGCGGTGGAGGCGCCGCCGTTCGGCAACGCGAACGAGATCGGCTGGTACCGCGGCGGCGCGCGGCCCGGCGAGGCCGGCGTCGCGGTCTTCGTCGGGCACATGGACACCCGCGCCAAGCCGGCGGTGTTCTACCGCCTGGGCGACGTGCGCCCCGGCGACGAGGTCACGGTGATGCGCGCGGACGGACGCACGGCGGTGTTCACCGTGGAGCGGGTGGAGACCGTCGCCAAGGACGACTTCGACGCCCAGCGCGTCTACGGGCAGCACAAGCGCGGCCGGGCCGAGATCCGCCTGCTCACCTGCGGCGGCGCGTACGAGCCGATGGCGAAGAGCTACACGGGCAACCTGGTGGTCTCCGGCTACCTCACGCGGGCGAACTGA
- a CDS encoding co-chaperone GroES has product MLHDRVLVRTDAAEGERRSSGGIVIPATAAVGRRLTWAEVVATGQNVRTVEPGDRVLFDPEDRGEVEVRGVGYVLLRERDLHAVASERLEGSEDSTGLYL; this is encoded by the coding sequence ATGCTCCACGACCGGGTACTCGTCCGCACCGACGCCGCGGAGGGCGAGCGCCGGTCCAGCGGCGGCATCGTCATCCCCGCGACCGCGGCCGTGGGCCGCCGGCTGACCTGGGCGGAGGTGGTGGCCACCGGGCAGAACGTGCGGACGGTCGAGCCGGGCGACCGGGTGCTGTTCGACCCGGAGGACCGCGGCGAGGTCGAGGTGCGGGGCGTGGGCTACGTGCTGCTGCGCGAGCGCGACCTGCACGCGGTCGCCTCGGAGCGGCTGGAGGGCTCGGAGGACTCCACGGGCCTCTACCTGTAA
- a CDS encoding ATP-binding cassette domain-containing protein, with product MIEVEDLEKVFVVRRRAGRLRRTRHEVRAVDGIGFSVPRGEMVGYIGPNGAGKSTTIKMLTGILTPSGGRLRVAGIDPARERTRLARRIGVVFGQRTTLWWDLPLLDSYRLMRRMYRIPDDRYHANLERCTELLGLGDLLEVPVRQLSLGQRMRGDIAAALLHDPDVLYLDEPTIGLDVLSKAKVREFLRELNAERGTTVLLTTHDLSDIEQLCKRVMVIDHGRLMYDGDLDGLHAVGESERMLVVDLERELPPIDVAGCRTVKVEGPRQWLAFPAGASAAPLVAEVAERWPLVDLSVREPDIEDVIARMYA from the coding sequence GTGATCGAGGTCGAGGACCTGGAGAAGGTCTTCGTCGTACGCCGCCGGGCGGGCCGGCTGCGCCGGACGCGGCACGAGGTGCGCGCGGTCGACGGCATCGGGTTCTCCGTGCCGCGCGGCGAGATGGTCGGCTACATCGGCCCCAACGGCGCGGGCAAGTCCACCACCATCAAGATGCTGACGGGCATCCTCACCCCCAGCGGCGGCCGGCTGCGCGTCGCGGGCATCGACCCGGCGCGCGAGCGGACGCGGCTGGCCCGGCGCATCGGCGTCGTCTTCGGCCAGCGCACCACCCTGTGGTGGGACCTGCCGCTGCTCGACTCGTACCGGCTGATGCGCCGCATGTACCGCATCCCGGACGACCGCTACCACGCGAACCTGGAGCGCTGCACCGAACTGCTCGGCCTCGGCGACCTGCTGGAGGTGCCGGTGCGGCAGCTCTCGCTCGGCCAGCGGATGCGCGGCGACATCGCGGCGGCCCTGCTGCACGACCCCGACGTGCTGTATCTGGACGAGCCGACGATCGGTCTCGACGTGCTGAGCAAGGCGAAGGTGCGGGAGTTCCTGCGCGAGCTGAACGCCGAGCGCGGCACGACGGTGCTGCTCACCACGCACGACCTGTCCGACATCGAGCAGCTCTGCAAGCGGGTGATGGTCATCGACCACGGCCGGCTGATGTACGACGGCGACCTCGACGGGCTGCACGCGGTCGGCGAGAGCGAGCGGATGCTCGTCGTCGACCTGGAGCGCGAACTGCCGCCCATCGACGTCGCCGGCTGCCGCACGGTGAAGGTGGAGGGCCCGCGGCAGTGGCTCGCGTTCCCCGCCGGGGCGAGCGCGGCGCCGCTCGTCGCCGAGGTGGCCGAGCGGTGGCCGCTGGTGGACCTCTCGGTGCGGGAACCCGACATCGAGGACGTCATCGCGCGGATGTACGCCTAG
- the ehuA gene encoding ectoine/hydroxyectoine ABC transporter ATP-binding protein EhuA, which yields MDGAELIRFDNVTKRFGDNVVLDNLCFDVSSGKHVTLIGPSGSGKTTILRLLMTLVKPDSGTVKVSGDYLFHEERNGKLEEAGENHIREVRKNIGMVFQQFNLFPNMKVMRNITEAPVHVLGMSKEEAETRARELLELVGLTEHIDKYPTQLSGGQQQRVAIARALAMRPQVLLLDEVTSALDPELVAGVLDLLRDIAQTTDITMLCVTHEMNFARDISDDVLMFDAGKIIESGPPEKIFSEPEHERTQQFLNAIL from the coding sequence GTGGACGGCGCCGAGCTGATCCGCTTCGACAACGTGACCAAGCGGTTCGGCGACAACGTCGTCCTGGACAACCTGTGCTTCGACGTGTCGTCGGGCAAGCACGTGACGCTCATCGGGCCCTCCGGTTCGGGCAAGACGACGATCCTGCGGCTCCTGATGACCCTGGTGAAGCCGGACAGCGGCACCGTCAAGGTCAGCGGCGACTACCTCTTCCACGAGGAGCGCAACGGCAAGCTGGAGGAGGCGGGCGAGAACCACATCCGCGAGGTGCGCAAGAACATCGGCATGGTGTTCCAGCAGTTCAACCTCTTCCCGAACATGAAGGTGATGCGCAACATCACCGAGGCCCCGGTGCACGTGCTGGGCATGTCGAAGGAGGAGGCTGAGACCCGGGCGCGGGAGCTGCTGGAGCTGGTGGGCCTCACCGAGCACATCGACAAGTACCCGACGCAGCTCTCCGGCGGCCAGCAGCAGCGCGTGGCCATCGCCCGCGCGCTGGCGATGCGCCCGCAGGTGCTGCTGCTGGACGAGGTCACCTCGGCGCTGGACCCGGAGCTGGTGGCGGGCGTGCTGGACCTGCTGCGGGACATCGCGCAGACGACGGACATCACGATGCTGTGCGTCACCCACGAGATGAACTTCGCGCGGGACATCTCGGACGACGTGCTGATGTTCGACGCCGGAAAGATCATCGAGTCCGGCCCGCCGGAGAAGATCTTCAGCGAGCCGGAGCACGAGCGTACGCAGCAGTTCCTGAACGCGATCCTCTGA
- a CDS encoding ABC-2 family transporter protein, which yields MRGTDALGDAPAVQALRLYGLVAAGGFRRFATYRAATAAGVFTNTVFGFILAYTFIALWHERPQLGGYDQAQALTFVWVGQALLAPAALLGYGFQEELQERIRSGDVAVDLYRPADLQLWWLTHDLGRAAFQLLGRGVVPMAAGALAFELALPTAAHTWLLFLVSVTLGCLVSFALRYLVGLTAFWLLDGQGINLLNSLVAMLLSGTLLPLTVFPGVFGDVAQALPWAAMLQVPADVLLGRHTGAGLAGALAFQAGWAAALLAAGRALQAVATRRVVVQGG from the coding sequence ATGCGCGGCACGGACGCCCTCGGGGACGCACCGGCCGTGCAGGCGCTGCGGCTGTACGGGCTGGTGGCCGCCGGCGGCTTCCGCCGGTTCGCGACGTACCGGGCGGCCACCGCCGCCGGCGTCTTCACCAACACGGTCTTCGGCTTCATCCTGGCGTACACCTTCATCGCGCTGTGGCACGAGCGCCCGCAGCTCGGCGGCTACGACCAGGCGCAGGCGCTCACCTTCGTCTGGGTCGGCCAGGCGCTGCTCGCGCCCGCCGCCCTCCTCGGCTACGGCTTCCAGGAGGAGTTGCAGGAGCGCATCCGCTCCGGCGACGTCGCCGTGGACCTCTACCGGCCCGCGGACCTCCAGCTCTGGTGGCTCACCCACGACCTCGGCCGGGCCGCGTTCCAGTTGCTCGGCCGGGGCGTCGTCCCGATGGCGGCGGGGGCGCTGGCGTTCGAGCTGGCGCTGCCCACGGCGGCGCACACCTGGCTGCTGTTCCTGGTCTCCGTGACGCTGGGCTGCCTGGTGAGCTTCGCCCTCCGCTACCTGGTCGGGCTGACCGCGTTCTGGCTGCTCGACGGCCAGGGGATCAACCTGCTCAACTCGCTGGTGGCGATGCTCCTTTCCGGCACCCTGCTGCCGCTGACCGTCTTCCCCGGCGTCTTCGGCGACGTCGCCCAGGCGCTGCCCTGGGCGGCGATGCTCCAGGTCCCCGCCGACGTGCTGCTCGGCCGGCACACCGGCGCGGGTCTCGCCGGGGCGCTGGCGTTCCAGGCGGGCTGGGCGGCGGCGCTGCTGGCCGCCGGGCGGGCGCTGCAGGCGGTCGCGACCCGCAGGGTGGTGGTGCAGGGTGGCTGA
- the bcp gene encoding thioredoxin-dependent thiol peroxidase, producing the protein MSERLQPGDTAPAFTLPDADGKDVSLADRRGRKVIVYFYPAALTPGCTKQACDFTDNLDVLAAAGYDVIGVSPDKPAKLAKFREKESLRVTLVGDPDKAVLTAYGAFGEKKLYGKTVTGVIRSTVVVDEDGRVERALYNVKATGHVAKLLKDLDVSSPA; encoded by the coding sequence ATGAGCGAGCGACTTCAGCCAGGCGACACGGCCCCCGCCTTCACCCTGCCCGACGCGGATGGCAAGGATGTGTCCCTCGCCGACCGCCGCGGCCGCAAGGTCATCGTCTACTTCTACCCGGCCGCGCTCACCCCGGGCTGCACCAAGCAGGCCTGCGACTTCACCGACAACCTCGACGTGCTCGCCGCCGCCGGCTACGACGTCATCGGCGTCTCGCCCGACAAGCCGGCGAAGCTGGCGAAGTTCCGGGAGAAGGAGTCGCTGCGGGTGACGCTCGTCGGCGACCCCGACAAGGCGGTGCTGACGGCGTACGGCGCCTTCGGCGAGAAGAAGCTCTACGGGAAGACGGTGACCGGCGTCATCCGCTCCACCGTCGTCGTCGACGAGGACGGCAGGGTCGAGCGGGCCCTGTACAACGTCAAGGCCACCGGTCATGTCGCGAAGCTCCTCAAGGATCTCGACGTCAGTTCGCCCGCGTGA
- a CDS encoding Gfo/Idh/MocA family oxidoreductase, translating into MDGIPGTPLRVGLLGYGLAGSVFHAPLVAATDGLVLDTVVTGDPGRQEQVRAAYPDATTVATADDLLARADRLDLVVVASPNRTHVPLAAAALGAGLPVVVDKPLAATAAEAEELAALAESRGLLLSAFHNRRWDSDFRTLAALLADGALGDVHRFESRFERWRPALRGGWRDSADPADVGGLLYDLGSHLVDQALTLFGPVTSVYAESEARRAGSVVDDDNFVALVHARGVRTHLWMTAMAPQLGPRFRVLGNRAGYVKYGLDPQEAALREGRRPGDGTEGADGTWGAEPESAWGRLGAGESPLTGGGEPVPTLPGDYPAYYAGIAEALRTGAPPPVTAAEAAATLRVLEAARRSAAEGRVVRLAEGG; encoded by the coding sequence ATGGATGGCATCCCTGGCACCCCCCTGCGCGTCGGTCTCCTCGGTTACGGACTCGCCGGGTCCGTCTTCCACGCCCCGCTCGTCGCCGCCACGGACGGGCTCGTCCTCGACACCGTCGTCACCGGCGACCCCGGGCGGCAGGAGCAGGTGCGCGCCGCGTACCCGGACGCCACCACCGTCGCCACCGCCGACGACCTCCTCGCCCGCGCCGACCGCCTCGATCTGGTCGTCGTCGCCTCCCCCAACCGCACCCACGTGCCGCTGGCCGCCGCCGCGCTGGGGGCCGGGCTGCCCGTCGTCGTGGACAAGCCGCTGGCCGCCACCGCCGCCGAGGCCGAAGAACTGGCGGCCCTCGCCGAGTCCCGCGGGCTGCTTCTCTCCGCCTTCCACAACCGCCGCTGGGACAGCGACTTCCGTACGCTCGCCGCCCTGCTCGCCGACGGCGCACTCGGCGACGTCCACCGCTTCGAGTCCCGCTTCGAGCGCTGGCGCCCCGCGCTGCGCGGCGGCTGGCGCGACTCGGCCGACCCGGCGGACGTCGGCGGGCTGCTGTACGACCTGGGCAGCCACCTCGTCGACCAGGCGCTGACCCTCTTCGGCCCGGTGACCTCCGTCTACGCCGAGTCCGAGGCGCGGCGGGCGGGCTCGGTGGTGGACGACGACAACTTCGTCGCGCTGGTGCACGCCCGGGGTGTCCGCACGCACCTGTGGATGACCGCGATGGCCCCGCAGCTCGGGCCGCGCTTCCGGGTGCTGGGCAACCGCGCCGGGTACGTGAAGTACGGGCTCGACCCGCAGGAGGCGGCGCTGCGCGAAGGACGCCGCCCGGGGGACGGGACGGAAGGGGCCGACGGGACCTGGGGCGCGGAGCCGGAGTCCGCCTGGGGCCGGCTCGGCGCCGGGGAGTCCCCGCTCACCGGCGGCGGCGAACCGGTCCCCACGCTCCCCGGCGACTACCCCGCGTACTACGCCGGCATCGCCGAGGCCCTGCGCACCGGCGCGCCCCCGCCGGTCACCGCCGCCGAGGCCGCGGCGACGCTGCGGGTGCTGGAGGCGGCCCGCAGGTCGGCGGCGGAGGGCCGGGTCGTACGGCTCGCGGAGGGTGGCTGA